From the Astatotilapia calliptera chromosome 6, fAstCal1.2, whole genome shotgun sequence genome, one window contains:
- the LOC113024820 gene encoding zinc finger protein 568-like — translation MSAAVDFHSQIASIMEVLANAAVAEICKVVDDGYAVVHLEMSRSQKENEFLRRKIKLLELQIARYRAERVRGAEGSISSRFPGVRLFSRQSRDSQAGPSLQGRTRFLNRGPGAHQSVQKIQLVSLDQDADQEVVTTTKAESAEPEGEGELLIVKVEGAVDAGSVDHKLPRRDAASTTATSLGVSDGQTSRHLRGKEVSGSSVVGFVDGGTAEIEGGDTFHSSQPQQTGAGDRRPSSKGADTGLGTASCEDNSKDNQAALEPSKCPLPEVIVIDRGGASDKETAGEGGDSSDAVQTTRGRDGHKDATRSSGLCSAGDGSVLPHNDPPGTSSINSSSDTHLLTLHHPAVQHKALPLSFYQAVTMERPYGCTICTKRFFMESDLQKHMARHTREKPYTCLLCGKSFVCQSQLDIHHNVHTGERPFSCSVCNRRFSHPSNLKRHQKIQH, via the exons ATGTCTGCCGCCGTGGACTTCCACTCTCAGATCGCCTCCATCATGGAGGTGCTGGCTAACGCGGCCGTGGCGGAAATCTGTAAAGTTGTGGACGATGGATACGCGGTGGTTCACCTGGAGATGTCCCGGAGCCAGAAGGAGAACGAGTTCCTGAGGAGGAAAATCAAGCTGCTGGAGCTGCAGATCGCCCGGTACCGAGCGGAGAGGGTGAGGGGGGCAGAGGGCTCCATCAGCAGCCGCTTTCCCGGGGTTCGCCTCTTCAGCCGGCAGAGCAGGGACTCGCAGGCGG GCCCCTCTCTGCAGGGCAGGACCAGGTTTCTGAACCGAGGGCCAGGAGCTCATCAGTCTGTGCAGAAGATCCAGCTCGTCAGTCTGGACCAGGATGCTGATCAGGAGGTTGTGACCACCACCAAAGCCGAG TCAGCAGAGCCTGAGGGGGAGGGCGAGCTGCTGATCGTCAAGGTGGAGGGAGCAGTGGACGCTGGGTCTGTTGACCACAAGCTGCCGAGACGAGATGCTGCCTCCACCACTGCTACGTCACTCGGCGTCAGCGACGGCCAGACATCCAGACACTTAAGAGGAAAAGAGGTCAGTGGATCCAGCGTCGTCGGCTTTGTTGACGGTGGGACGGCTGAGATTGAGGGCGGCGACACTTTTCACAGTTCCCAGCCGCAGCAGACCGGAGCAGGGGACCGTCGGCCTTCGAGTAAAGGTGCTGACACCGGGCTGGGTACAGCTTCCTGTGAGGACAACAGCAAAGATAACCAGGCGGCGTTGGAGCCCTCCAAGTGCCCGCTGCCAGAAGTGATCGTCATTGATAGGGGAGGGGCATCGGACAAGGAGACCGCAGGGGAGGGGGGTGACTCGTCAGATGCAGTCCAGACAACCAGAGGACGAGACGGACACAAGGACGCGACTCGGTCCTCGGGTCTGTGCTCAGCCGGAGATGGGTCTGTGCTTCCTCACAATGACCCTCCAGGAACCTCCAGCATCAACTCCTCCAGTGACACCCACCTCCTGACTTTACACCACCCTGCGGTCCAACACAAAGCCCTCCCTCTGTCCTTCTACCAGGCCGTCACAATGGAGCGTCCGTACGGCTGCACCATCTGCACCAAACGCTTCTTCATGGAGTCGGACCTGCAGAAGCACATGGCCAGGCACACCAGGGAGAAACCCTACACCTGCCTGCTGTGTGGCAAAAGCTTCGTATGCCAGAGCCAGCTGGATATCCACCACAACGTGCACACCGGGGAGAGACCTTTCAGCTGCTCCGTCTGCAACCGGCGCTTCTCCCACCCCAGCAACCTCAAGAGGCATCAGAAGATCCAGCACTGA
- the chchd10 gene encoding coiled-coil-helix-coiled-coil-helix domain-containing protein 10, mitochondrial: MFASSCSLGGITGELHKVSRAGVEATRSACPGFALSAKSSPMARGSRSRPSAPASPAPSHAPAPVHAPPASLVPAPAQSQGPGLMAQMATTAAGVAVGSAVGHVVGSALTGAFGGGSSSSPEPAKATYQEPPRSAPAQPGPCHFEVKQFLDCATNHTDLTLCEGFNEALKQCKFSHGVTSLV; the protein is encoded by the exons ATGTTTGCCTCCAGTTGCTCTTTGGGGGGGATTACAGGCGAGTTGCACAAGGTCAGTCGAGCCGGTGTAGAGGCGACCAGGTCGGCGTGTCCAGGCTTCGCGTTGTCCGCCAAATCATCTCCAATGGCCAGAGGAAGCCGCAGCCGTCCCTCGGCTCCAGCCAG CCCAGCTCCATCCCACGCTCCAGCTCCTGTTCATGCACCTCCGGCCTCGCTGGTCCCAGCTCCTGCTCAGTCCCAGGGTCCAGGACTCATGGCCCAGATGGCTACCACAGCTGCAGGAGTAGCTGTTGGCTCAGCTGTGGGCCACGTGGTTGGCAGCGCCCTCACGGGAGCATTCGGTgggggcagcagcagcagtccagAACCAGCCAAAGCTACATACCAG GAGCCCCCCCGGTCTGCTCCAGCCCAGCCAGGCCCCTGTCACTTTGAAGTCAAACAGTTTCTGGATTGTGCCACCAACCATACAGACCTCACTCTCTGTGAGGGCTTCAACGAGGCGCTCAAACAGTGCAAGTTCTCCCATG GTGTGACATCGCTGGTGTGA